A window from Corynebacterium singulare encodes these proteins:
- a CDS encoding HAD family hydrolase — MIRAILFDLDDTLMDHTAAMQAAVEEWLPGGHQQRFADIEKKWFAAFERGEVSHQGQRVGRCREFLGRPEMTEQEALAEYDKYLSAYAKHWCAVEGAREALEYVLKLGLKVGVLTNGAREMQEGKLRAGGLDLPGVELFPTVEMGHPKPQREAYLEACRRLGVEPADALMVGDSLANDVDGARAAGLKALHFDREGRGDLAALADLQSVNFRAL, encoded by the coding sequence ATGATTCGCGCTATTCTTTTCGATCTTGATGACACCCTCATGGACCACACTGCGGCAATGCAGGCAGCCGTCGAGGAGTGGCTTCCTGGCGGGCATCAGCAGCGCTTCGCCGACATTGAAAAGAAGTGGTTCGCCGCGTTTGAGCGCGGCGAGGTCAGCCATCAAGGCCAACGCGTAGGACGCTGCCGCGAGTTCTTGGGACGGCCCGAGATGACGGAGCAGGAAGCACTGGCGGAATATGACAAATATCTGAGTGCGTACGCGAAGCACTGGTGCGCGGTCGAGGGCGCTCGGGAAGCACTTGAGTATGTCCTCAAGTTGGGGCTCAAGGTCGGAGTGCTGACGAACGGGGCGCGTGAGATGCAGGAGGGCAAGCTGCGCGCGGGCGGGCTCGACCTGCCCGGGGTGGAACTGTTCCCGACCGTCGAAATGGGACACCCAAAGCCGCAGCGCGAGGCTTATCTGGAGGCGTGCCGCCGGTTAGGTGTGGAGCCTGCCGATGCCCTCATGGTGGGTGATTCGCTAGCGAATGACGTGGACGGCGCACGCGCGGCGGGGCTGAAAGCACTGCACTTCGACCGAGAAGGGCGTGGGGACCTTGCCGCGCTGGCTGATCTGCAGAGCGTGAATTTCAGGGCGCTGTAA
- the metE gene encoding 5-methyltetrahydropteroyltriglutamate--homocysteine S-methyltransferase, whose amino-acid sequence MTASFPKATIEGYPRVGAHRELKRALESYWSGKIDAETFESAAHSLRLETYARLKDLGLSEDYAIPADVAYYDHVLETALTVGAVQGETLDDEFTLARGNKDTAPLEMTKWFDTNYHYIVPEIADTQSFTARPQRVLKIVEEARAAGHTVRPVLVGPVTLLALSKQAEGATTQPLDRLDELVESYLTVLAALHDADVEWIQLTEPALVADLAAADDATLAAALKSAYGRILGAEKRPQVYLTTPYGSLNAGLDAIAELKPEATQVDLSVGTLALDDSYLERVQKLADATHLAAGLVDGRNVWAANLRDLREKLESLGEGVSVTTSVSLQHVPHTVEAETSLPVDVATWFAFADEKVREVVALAAGPLDAPEAYAQADRAVRTRAESSRTHNQAVQDRTAALPEGQVQRQPEFAERNKAQEALGLPQLPTTTIGSFPQTTEIRAARAAHRKGELSDADYTEALRNEVKSVIELQERLGLDVLVHGEPERNDMVQYFAELLDGFVVTENGWVQSYGSRCTRPPIVVGDISRPEAMTTEWAQFAQSQSEKHVKGMLTGPVTILAWSFVRDDVHQSVSADQLGVALADEVRDLEEAGIDIIQIDEPALRELLPLREQDRKAYLEWAVRSFRLVALEAKPTTQIHTHLCYSEFGQIIDAVAGLDADVTSIEAARSRMELLEDIDEKFHSEIGPGIYDIHSPRIPSVAEMAELIRAALKNVPVERLWVNPDCGLKTRGYEETEASLRNLVLARDEVRASL is encoded by the coding sequence ATGACCGCATCTTTCCCCAAGGCCACGATTGAGGGCTACCCCCGCGTAGGCGCGCACCGCGAGCTCAAGCGTGCGCTGGAGTCCTACTGGTCCGGCAAGATCGACGCCGAGACCTTCGAGTCCGCTGCGCACTCCTTGCGTCTTGAGACCTACGCCCGCCTCAAGGACCTGGGCCTCAGCGAGGACTACGCCATCCCGGCCGACGTTGCCTACTACGACCACGTACTCGAGACCGCGCTGACCGTGGGTGCGGTTCAGGGTGAGACCCTCGATGACGAGTTCACCCTGGCCCGCGGCAACAAGGACACCGCTCCGCTGGAGATGACCAAGTGGTTCGACACCAACTACCACTACATCGTCCCAGAAATCGCCGATACCCAGTCCTTTACCGCCCGCCCGCAGCGCGTGCTCAAGATTGTGGAGGAGGCCCGCGCCGCTGGTCACACCGTGCGCCCTGTCCTCGTTGGCCCGGTGACCCTCCTGGCCCTGTCCAAGCAGGCGGAGGGCGCCACCACGCAGCCGCTCGACCGCCTCGATGAGCTGGTGGAGTCCTACCTCACTGTGTTGGCCGCGCTTCACGACGCCGATGTGGAGTGGATCCAGCTCACCGAGCCGGCCCTCGTGGCTGACCTCGCTGCGGCTGACGACGCCACCCTCGCCGCCGCTCTTAAGTCCGCGTACGGCCGCATCCTCGGTGCTGAGAAGCGCCCGCAGGTCTACCTCACCACGCCGTACGGCTCCCTCAACGCCGGCCTTGACGCCATTGCTGAGCTTAAGCCGGAGGCAACCCAGGTTGACCTCTCCGTCGGTACCTTGGCGCTGGATGACTCCTACCTCGAGCGCGTTCAGAAGCTCGCCGATGCTACCCACCTCGCCGCTGGTCTTGTCGATGGCCGCAACGTCTGGGCCGCTAACCTGCGTGACCTGCGCGAGAAGCTCGAGTCCCTGGGGGAGGGTGTCTCCGTGACCACCTCGGTTTCCCTGCAGCACGTGCCGCACACCGTCGAGGCCGAGACCTCCCTGCCGGTCGATGTGGCCACCTGGTTTGCTTTCGCGGATGAGAAGGTCCGTGAGGTCGTCGCCCTGGCCGCCGGCCCGCTCGATGCCCCGGAGGCCTACGCTCAGGCGGACCGTGCCGTGCGCACGCGCGCTGAGTCCTCCCGCACCCACAACCAGGCTGTGCAGGATCGCACCGCCGCCCTGCCGGAGGGTCAGGTACAGCGTCAGCCGGAGTTCGCCGAGCGCAACAAGGCTCAGGAGGCCCTCGGCCTGCCGCAGCTGCCGACCACCACCATCGGTTCCTTCCCGCAGACCACCGAGATTCGCGCCGCTCGTGCTGCTCACCGCAAGGGCGAGCTGTCCGACGCCGACTACACCGAAGCCCTGCGCAACGAGGTGAAGTCCGTCATCGAGCTGCAGGAGCGTCTGGGCCTGGACGTCCTCGTTCACGGCGAGCCGGAGCGCAATGACATGGTGCAGTACTTCGCCGAGCTTCTCGACGGCTTCGTCGTCACCGAGAACGGCTGGGTCCAGTCCTACGGTTCTCGTTGCACCCGTCCGCCAATCGTCGTCGGCGACATCTCCCGCCCGGAGGCCATGACCACCGAGTGGGCACAGTTCGCTCAGTCCCAGTCCGAAAAGCACGTCAAGGGCATGCTCACCGGCCCGGTAACCATCCTGGCCTGGTCTTTCGTCCGCGATGATGTCCACCAGTCCGTCTCTGCTGACCAGCTGGGCGTCGCGCTTGCCGACGAAGTCCGTGACCTCGAGGAAGCCGGCATCGACATCATCCAGATCGATGAGCCTGCCCTGCGCGAGCTGCTGCCGCTGCGTGAGCAGGACCGCAAGGCTTACCTGGAGTGGGCCGTGCGCTCCTTCCGCCTCGTGGCGCTGGAGGCTAAGCCGACCACGCAGATCCACACCCACCTCTGCTACTCGGAGTTTGGCCAGATTATCGACGCCGTCGCCGGCCTCGACGCCGACGTCACCTCCATCGAGGCAGCCCGCTCCCGCATGGAGCTCCTCGAGGACATCGACGAGAAGTTCCACTCCGAGATTGGCCCGGGTATCTACGACATCCACTCGCCGCGCATCCCGTCTGTGGCGGAGATGGCAGAGCTCATCCGCGCCGCTCTTAAGAACGTGCCGGTGGAGCGCCTGTGGGTCAACCCGGACTGCGGCCTGAAGACCCGCGGTTATGAGGAGACCGAGGCTTCCCTGCGCAACTTGGTCCTTGCCCGCGATGAGGTCCGCGCCAGCCTTTAG
- a CDS encoding peptidylprolyl isomerase — MAGMTQKTATATMHTNYGDIVIDLFGNHAPVTVENFIGLAKGEKDYTTQNAKGEQSGPFYDGAIFHRVIDQFMIQGGDPTGTGRGGPGYQFQDEFHPELQFDRPFLLAMANAGPGTNGSQFFITVAPTPHLNNHHTIFGEVTDAASQEVVSKIAKVSTDRMDRPAEDVVIESIEIA, encoded by the coding sequence ATGGCAGGCATGACTCAGAAGACCGCAACTGCAACGATGCACACCAACTACGGTGACATTGTTATCGACCTGTTCGGTAACCACGCACCGGTAACCGTGGAGAACTTCATCGGCCTGGCAAAGGGCGAGAAGGACTACACCACTCAGAACGCGAAGGGCGAGCAGTCCGGCCCGTTCTACGATGGCGCTATTTTCCACCGCGTCATTGACCAGTTCATGATCCAGGGCGGCGACCCGACCGGCACCGGTCGCGGCGGCCCCGGCTACCAGTTCCAGGACGAGTTCCACCCGGAGCTTCAGTTCGACCGCCCGTTCCTGCTGGCCATGGCGAATGCCGGCCCGGGCACCAACGGCTCCCAGTTCTTCATCACCGTGGCGCCGACCCCGCACCTGAACAACCACCACACCATCTTCGGTGAGGTTACCGATGCCGCCTCTCAGGAGGTCGTGTCCAAGATTGCTAAGGTCTCCACCGACCGCATGGACCGTCCGGCTGAGGATGTCGTCATCGAGTCCATCGAGATCGCCTAA